One Gimesia sp. DNA segment encodes these proteins:
- a CDS encoding trypsin-like peptidase domain-containing protein, producing MVNIHSEKTARTDDSLFGSGKSRKVNGMGTGIVVDPRGYIVTNHHVIDGVDALRVTMIDGSTYNARIVSSNQSEDLAIIKINPNKKLTVMPPGTSSDLMLGETVIAVGNAFGYEHTVTSGIISSLSRDVEVNEKQSYKNLIQTDASINPGNSGGPLLNLDGEVVGINVAIRAGAQRIGFAIPIDDARQIIADLISSELIDHTYHGIHAKDIKQGDKQMLVLKVPAKDSPAEKSGLLKDDIIMKAGSVNIVDRADLERAFMGHKPGDTIDLLIRRQDKTQTVQITLADAGTVARTTPVSAPVVRAQNNEIAMDPTAEKTWEVLGIKLAKIPDSQKHLLSPRYEGGMLIEDVRPHSPAAMNGMRRGDILVGLHIWETVNLSNVSYVLSNSKLSSFNPLKFYILRQNETLYGHLPLNLAGNP from the coding sequence GTGGTCAACATCCACAGCGAAAAGACAGCACGTACCGACGATTCACTGTTTGGTTCCGGCAAGAGCCGCAAAGTAAACGGTATGGGGACCGGCATTGTTGTCGATCCCCGTGGATACATTGTCACCAATCATCATGTCATCGACGGCGTCGACGCGCTGCGTGTGACCATGATTGACGGCAGCACCTACAATGCCCGGATCGTCTCTTCCAACCAGAGCGAAGACCTGGCGATTATCAAAATCAACCCGAACAAAAAACTGACCGTCATGCCTCCCGGTACGTCCTCGGACCTGATGCTGGGTGAAACCGTGATTGCCGTCGGTAATGCCTTCGGATACGAACATACTGTGACTTCCGGTATTATCAGCTCCCTCTCACGGGACGTGGAAGTTAACGAAAAACAGTCTTACAAGAACCTGATCCAGACCGATGCCAGCATCAATCCGGGAAACAGCGGCGGGCCACTGCTCAACCTGGACGGAGAAGTTGTCGGCATTAACGTCGCCATTCGTGCTGGTGCTCAGCGTATCGGGTTTGCGATTCCCATCGACGATGCCCGTCAGATCATCGCCGACCTGATCAGCAGCGAGTTGATCGATCACACCTACCATGGAATCCATGCGAAAGACATCAAGCAGGGTGACAAACAGATGCTGGTTCTGAAAGTACCAGCAAAAGATAGCCCCGCTGAAAAATCAGGACTTCTGAAGGACGACATCATCATGAAAGCCGGTTCGGTCAACATCGTCGACCGGGCTGACCTTGAGCGTGCTTTCATGGGACACAAACCGGGCGATACAATTGACCTGCTGATTCGTCGTCAGGATAAAACCCAGACGGTGCAGATCACACTGGCTGATGCCGGCACAGTTGCCCGGACGACTCCAGTCAGTGCTCCCGTAGTACGTGCCCAGAACAACGAAATTGCCATGGACCCGACTGCCGAGAAGACCTGGGAAGTCCTGGGAATTAAACTGGCAAAGATCCCTGACTCTCAGAAGCACCTGCTGAGCCCTCGTTATGAGGGAGGCATGCTGATCGAAGACGTACGTCCTCACAGCCCTGCCGCCATGAACGGTATGCGTCGGGGTGACATCCTCGTCGGGCTGCACATCTGGGAAACCGTGAACCTCAGCAACGTGTCCTACGTTCTGAGCAATTCCAAACTTTCCAGCTTCAATCCGCTGAAGTTCTACATCCTGCGACAGAACGAAACGCTCTACGGACACCTGCCACTGAATCTGGCTGGAAATCCTTAA